The DNA segment TCTTACTGCGAAACGAGCGGGTGTCGCTATTGGTCAGGCTGTTGGTGTTGCACTAGCATTAGCTTTTGGTGGAGCCCCTCAAACAAGTGATCCTGTTAACACTGCTTTGATGATGATTACACCAGAGTTTCGCAAGAAGCAACTTGATGCTTACAATGCCAAGGTGCAAAAGAAAATTGATAAGCTCAATAAAAAGATTAGTAAGGCTCAAACTAAGAGCAAAGATATAGAAGAATATAAAGCTAAATTCAATGACGAGAAATATAGACTCTTTAAAGATCCAGTATGGAACCAGGACGAAGAATTAGTTTCATTTATTGTTCTGCCAATTGATGCTGGAGCGCCATTTTTGGTTGATAACTTTAGGGTGACAGATCAAACAGGAGTTGGTTCTGTCTGCAAGCCGGCTTTGACAGAGAAGATCAATTTTAGTGCATTAGATAAAGAATATTTGGATGAGATTTATATGGTTGATTTGAATGATCACATATCGGTTGGATTGAAAACCTCTTATGACCCCAAGTGTATTATAAAAGATACAGCTACTCAGTACATAATGACGATCAATGGTGGTCGTCTTGATAATTTTGATTTGGATTTTAGGCTAAGTCAAGCTATCAAAAATGTAATAAGGGATGATTTTGAAATTTTGGAATGAAGAAACAAGTTTATAGTTTTGTACTGATATTGGGACTTATGCCAAGTTTAATTTTGGCCAAAAGCCCAGACCCTCTAGTTGCAGCACTTGAAGCTCAAGTCCGTGATAGATTAGATCTTAATTTACAGGAATGGCAATATCATAAGTATCCAGACTTCAACTTTACTGTTGACACAGAAGGTGAATTAGTTGGATTGGAGAGTGTTAAAGCTTCGCGTGATTATAATACTAGGGTTTGTAAATCAACAATCAAAGATATGCAACCGTTTGCTAGTGAATTTCGTGACCATGAATTTACTATTGAATGTAAACCTGAGTTTGAACTAAGTAAAAAAGAACAAAAAACAGCATTGAAGTATCAAGAACAATATGCTGCAGAAATTGGTAAGCAAATCTTTTTGAGAGCTAAAGGCTCTAGTTTTGAAGAATTGGAGGCAAAGCTACTAGCTTTGGAGCTTAAGCTTGCACCCTCTGGTAAATTATTAAGTGTAACTACAACAAGTAGTTCTGGTTTTGCTGAAATTGATTCAGCTTTTATCGAGGCTACTCAAACGATTGATGCGTTTCCCAAACCAGATCTTAATCAATATCGATTAAAGGCTGGTAAAAATCCAAAGTCTGCAACATTAGATCTATATTTCTTGCTAGGTAAAGATCACAAAGGTATTAGACCAGAGGATGCTATCGCTACTGGGGCTGCTTTGGGATCAATTGGTATATCGACAGTGTCAATCATTCAAAACATCATGTTGCTTGCAAGATAGTAAGATATTGTTTAATTAGAGAAGATGAATGCAAAAAATCACTTTTAAAGACAATAAATTAATTCTTCTGACTCTCTTTGCGAGTTTGATTTTTGTCGCTTCGATAATGACTTATATTCGTTACAAGAATATCGAGGATGCCAAGATACTTTATAAACAAGCTCTTGATTCGTGGAAGCTTGGTAAGAAGAAGACAGCTGAACAATATTTGGGAGCCGCAATTAAGAAAGACAAGAAAGCAGAGTATTACTATACTGCTTATCGTATGCTTGCCGGTCAGAGCAAGATTGGTCTTGCAGAGCTTTATGTCAAGAAAGCATTGAAGGCAGCTCCAAAGAATACAGAGTACTTATACAAGGCTGCACAGCTTGTTGCCTATTATAATCCAGAAGAAGCAGTGGGCTATTTGAAGCAAGCACAAAAGCTTAAATCAGATGATTGTCGGTTTTCGGTTTTGCTTGCGCAAATTAGTGTTGAAGCTAATGATGTGGCAGAAGCGATTGATGAATTGTACCGTTGTCTTGAACATGAGCCAGCTAACGAAGCGGCTTGGAATAATATCGCCGTCTATCATTTGAGACAAAAAGAAAATGACAAGGCTGTCGAGGTTTTGAACAATGCTTGCCAGACCAATCCGAATTCTGCTTATCTCTGGCAACAAAAGGGTTTGATTGAAAAGCAACTAGGCAAGCTTGATGAAGCTGTGATTTCTTTAGCCAAGAGTGTTGAATTGCAGCCATATACTGGGATGTCTGCTGTCAAGATGATAGAAAAAATCACCGGTACTAAATATCAAGGTGAGCATGCTGAATATTTTGAAGATATGAAAGCACGTGTGCCGTTTAAGATAGAAGGGCAACATATTTATTTGCAAGTGGTAATTCAAGGCAAGCCTGGCTGGTTCTTGTTAGATACTGGTGCTAGTGATTCAATCATATACAAGCATTTTGCTAATGAAGAGCAAATCAAATTTGACAAGCTTTATTATAGTAGCTACGAAACAGTTGCTGGTATCATTGATGCCCCGGTAGCATACCTCGATATCACCCTTGGAGCGATTGACCTAGCGAATGTCAAGTTTGCCATGGTTGGGAAAGATCAAGTCTCGCATATTGATGGAATTATTGGACAAAATGTCCTTAACAACTTTGATATTAATATCAATTACAATGAATATTTTGTGACTATGAAGTTGCATTAGGACTGTTGTGAGAGGATTAATTCAAGCTCTTCAAAAGCAGTCTCTATCCCTTGATAAAAGCCAGCCTCTGTTAAATCCTTTGGTTCAAGTCTATCTCTATAATGCTTCTTGACCCACGTTACCAGTTTCCCATAAAGCTCATCGTTAAGTAGGTAATGAAGATTCATTGCAGCAAGCTCTTCATCGCTAACTAGGACTCGTAGCCTCAGGCAGGCAGGACCGCCACCGTTGTTCATGCTTTCTCTTAGATCAAAATATTCTATTTTAGTAATTGGATTATTTGTTTCAAGGACTTTGGTCAAGAATTGATTGACTACTTGATTTTCTTTGCATTCTATGGGGGCGAGAATAAGCATGCCACCTTTATCAAGACTAACTATTTGTGAGTTGAATAAATAACTTGAGACAGCTTGTTTTAAACTAATCTCGCTATCTTTGACTTCAATTAAAATCAGCTCTTCATGTGTTGTTGCTTTGTATTTAGTACTTAGCTCTTCTATTACTTGAGATTGATTCTCAAAACTATGTTCGTGATAGAGAAAGAGATTGCAATTGCCTGTGCTAATTACATCATTGTGAAAGACACCAGCGTCAATGGCTTTGATAGACTGCTGTGCAAGGACAGTACGTTGTA comes from the Cyanobacteriota bacterium genome and includes:
- a CDS encoding TonB C-terminal domain-containing protein; the encoded protein is MKKQVYSFVLILGLMPSLILAKSPDPLVAALEAQVRDRLDLNLQEWQYHKYPDFNFTVDTEGELVGLESVKASRDYNTRVCKSTIKDMQPFASEFRDHEFTIECKPEFELSKKEQKTALKYQEQYAAEIGKQIFLRAKGSSFEELEAKLLALELKLAPSGKLLSVTTTSSSGFAEIDSAFIEATQTIDAFPKPDLNQYRLKAGKNPKSATLDLYFLLGKDHKGIRPEDAIATGAALGSIGISTVSIIQNIMLLAR
- a CDS encoding retroviral-like aspartic protease family protein, coding for MQKITFKDNKLILLTLFASLIFVASIMTYIRYKNIEDAKILYKQALDSWKLGKKKTAEQYLGAAIKKDKKAEYYYTAYRMLAGQSKIGLAELYVKKALKAAPKNTEYLYKAAQLVAYYNPEEAVGYLKQAQKLKSDDCRFSVLLAQISVEANDVAEAIDELYRCLEHEPANEAAWNNIAVYHLRQKENDKAVEVLNNACQTNPNSAYLWQQKGLIEKQLGKLDEAVISLAKSVELQPYTGMSAVKMIEKITGTKYQGEHAEYFEDMKARVPFKIEGQHIYLQVVIQGKPGWFLLDTGASDSIIYKHFANEEQIKFDKLYYSSYETVAGIIDAPVAYLDITLGAIDLANVKFAMVGKDQVSHIDGIIGQNVLNNFDININYNEYFVTMKLH